In Astatotilapia calliptera unplaced genomic scaffold, fAstCal1.2 U_scaffold_1, whole genome shotgun sequence, one DNA window encodes the following:
- the LOC113017192 gene encoding tripartite motif-containing protein 16-like isoform X1 produces MAQKGVQLDRETFSCSICLDLLKDPVTTACGHSYCRNCIKSFWDEEDRKGIHSCPQCRKTFTPRPVLEKNTMLAALVEQLKKTGLQAAPADHCYAGPEDVACDVCTGRKLKAIKSCLVCLASYCEKHLQPHYESQTFKKHTLVKTSVKLQDNICSRHDEVMKIFCRTDQQSICYLCTMDEHKGHETVPAAAERTEKQKELEVRRLNIQQRIQEREKDVKLLQQEVEAINGSADKAVEDSEKMFTELIRLLQKRSSDVKQQVRSQQETEVSRVKELQDKLEQEIAELKRKDGELEQLSHTEDHNQFLHNYPSLSALSESTHSSSINIRPLSYFEDVTAAVSETRDKLQDILREEWTNISLTVTEEDVLLSPPEPKTRAGFLKYSHEITLDPNTAHRRLLLSEGNRKVTFMKQQQSYSDHPDRFTVWYQVLSRESLTGRCYWEVEWRGRGVRVAVAYKNISRAGRGDECGFGFNDKSWALRCVTNSYIFLHNNVQTDLSGARSSRVGVYLDHRAGILSFYSVSETMTLLHRVQTTFTQPLYAGWVVKCNNILELQ; encoded by the exons ATGGCGCAGAAAGGAGTTCAGCTGGACCGAGAAACCTTCTCTTGTTCCATCTGTTTGGATCTACTAAAGGATCCGGTGACTACAgcctgtggacacagctactgcagGAACTGTATTAAAAGTTTCTGGGATGAAGAGGACAGGAAgggaatccacagctgccctcagtgcagGAAGACTTTCACACCGAGGCCTGtcctggagaaaaacaccatgttagcagctttagtggagcagctgaagaagactggactccaagctgctccagctgatcactgctatgctggacctgaagatgtggcctgtgatgtctgcactggGAGGAAGCTGAAAGCCATCAAGTCCTGTTTAGTCTGTCTGGCCtcttactgtgagaaacacctCCAACCTCACTATGAATCtcaaacttttaaaaagcatACGCTGGTTAAAACTTCTGTGAAGCTCCAGGACAACATCTGCTCTcgtcatgatgaggtgatgaagattttctgtcgtactgatcagcagagtatctgttatctctgcacaatggatgaacataaaggccatgaaacagtcccagctgcagcagaaaggactgagaagcagaaggagctCGAGGTGAGACGactaaacatccagcagagaatccaggagcgagagaaagatgtgaagctccttcaacaggaggtggaggccatcaatggctctgctgataaagcagtggaggacagtgagaagatgttcactgagctgatccgtctcctccagaaaagaagctctgatgtgaagcagcaggtcagatcccagcaggaaactgaagtgagtcgagtcaaagagcttcaggacaagctggagcaggagatcgctgagctgaagaggaaagacggcgagctggagcagctctcacacacagaggatcacaaccagtttctacacaactacccctcactgtcagcactcagtgagtctacacactcatccagcatcaatattcgtcctctgagctactttgaggatgtgacagcagctgtgtcagagaccagagataaactacaggacatcctgagagaggaatggacaaacatctcactgacagtcactgaagaggatgttttactgtcaccaccagagccaaagaccagagctggattcttaaaatattcacatgaaatcacactggatccaaacacagcacacagacgTCTGTTATTATCTGAGGGGAACAGAAAAGTAACATTTATGAAACAACAACAGTCTtattctgatcatccagacagattcactGTATGGTATCAGGTCCTGAGTAGAGAGAGTCTGACTggacgttgttactgggaggtggagtggagagggagaggagttCGTGTTGCAGTCGCATACAAGAATATCAGCAGAGCAGGGAGGGGCGATGAATGTGGATTTGGATTCAATGACAAATCTTGGGCATTACGTTGTGTCACAAACAGTTATATATTTCTGCACAACAATGTCCAAACTGACCTCTCAGGTGCTCGGTcctccagagtaggagtgtacctggatcacagagcaggtattctgtctttctacagcgtctctgaaaccatgactctcctccacagagtccagaccacattcactcagccgctctatgctgga TGGGTTGTCAAATGCAACAATATATTGGAGCTGCAGTGA
- the LOC113017192 gene encoding tripartite motif-containing protein 16-like isoform X2: MAQKGVQLDRETFSCSICLDLLKDPVTTACGHSYCRNCIKSFWDEEDRKGIHSCPQCRKTFTPRPVLEKNTMLAALVEQLKKTGLQAAPADHCYAGPEDVACDVCTGRKLKAIKSCLVCLASYCEKHLQPHYESQTFKKHTLVKTSVKLQDNICSRHDEVMKIFCRTDQQSICYLCTMDEHKGHETVPAAAERTEKQKELEVRRLNIQQRIQEREKDVKLLQQEVEAINGSADKAVEDSEKMFTELIRLLQKRSSDVKQQVRSQQETEVSRVKELQDKLEQEIAELKRKDGELEQLSHTEDHNQFLHNYPSLSALSESTHSSSINIRPLSYFEDVTAAVSETRDKLQDILREEWTNISLTVTEEDVLLSPPEPKTRAGFLKYSHEITLDPNTAHRRLLLSEGNRKVTFMKQQQSYSDHPDRFTVWYQVLSRESLTGRCYWEVEWRGRGVRVAVAYKNISRAGRGDECGFGFNDKSWALRCVTNSYIFLHNNVQTDLSGARSSRVGVYLDHRAGILSFYSVSETMTLLHRVQTTFTQPLYAGVHLCGVGVTAELIKVK; the protein is encoded by the coding sequence ATGGCGCAGAAAGGAGTTCAGCTGGACCGAGAAACCTTCTCTTGTTCCATCTGTTTGGATCTACTAAAGGATCCGGTGACTACAgcctgtggacacagctactgcagGAACTGTATTAAAAGTTTCTGGGATGAAGAGGACAGGAAgggaatccacagctgccctcagtgcagGAAGACTTTCACACCGAGGCCTGtcctggagaaaaacaccatgttagcagctttagtggagcagctgaagaagactggactccaagctgctccagctgatcactgctatgctggacctgaagatgtggcctgtgatgtctgcactggGAGGAAGCTGAAAGCCATCAAGTCCTGTTTAGTCTGTCTGGCCtcttactgtgagaaacacctCCAACCTCACTATGAATCtcaaacttttaaaaagcatACGCTGGTTAAAACTTCTGTGAAGCTCCAGGACAACATCTGCTCTcgtcatgatgaggtgatgaagattttctgtcgtactgatcagcagagtatctgttatctctgcacaatggatgaacataaaggccatgaaacagtcccagctgcagcagaaaggactgagaagcagaaggagctCGAGGTGAGACGactaaacatccagcagagaatccaggagcgagagaaagatgtgaagctccttcaacaggaggtggaggccatcaatggctctgctgataaagcagtggaggacagtgagaagatgttcactgagctgatccgtctcctccagaaaagaagctctgatgtgaagcagcaggtcagatcccagcaggaaactgaagtgagtcgagtcaaagagcttcaggacaagctggagcaggagatcgctgagctgaagaggaaagacggcgagctggagcagctctcacacacagaggatcacaaccagtttctacacaactacccctcactgtcagcactcagtgagtctacacactcatccagcatcaatattcgtcctctgagctactttgaggatgtgacagcagctgtgtcagagaccagagataaactacaggacatcctgagagaggaatggacaaacatctcactgacagtcactgaagaggatgttttactgtcaccaccagagccaaagaccagagctggattcttaaaatattcacatgaaatcacactggatccaaacacagcacacagacgTCTGTTATTATCTGAGGGGAACAGAAAAGTAACATTTATGAAACAACAACAGTCTtattctgatcatccagacagattcactGTATGGTATCAGGTCCTGAGTAGAGAGAGTCTGACTggacgttgttactgggaggtggagtggagagggagaggagttCGTGTTGCAGTCGCATACAAGAATATCAGCAGAGCAGGGAGGGGCGATGAATGTGGATTTGGATTCAATGACAAATCTTGGGCATTACGTTGTGTCACAAACAGTTATATATTTCTGCACAACAATGTCCAAACTGACCTCTCAGGTGCTCGGTcctccagagtaggagtgtacctggatcacagagcaggtattctgtctttctacagcgtctctgaaaccatgactctcctccacagagtccagaccacattcactcagccgctctatgctggaGTTCATCTTTGTGGAGTTGGAGTCACTGCAGAGTTGATTAAAGTCAAATAG